In Episyrphus balteatus chromosome 4, idEpiBalt1.1, whole genome shotgun sequence, the sequence aaaacaaaaacaatttgttattttatttctgtATCACCTACCTACTAGTTAATGAATCGATTtctacgaaattaaaaaaaaaaagttttattgtttttttttaactaaggggcaatttttcaatagtcagataaacctcagttagagcttattcctaggcatatctacttttttatattgacttAATTCGTTTGATCTAactgattgaaaaatcagggctaggAACAACTAAATTTGGatttaaaagttcaatttttttgtaagtaattttttgaaaacgttacGTAAatcctatacaaaaaaaaaaaaaaaaaaacaatacaaaaaataaaatgtacgactgtGTTGCACGAACTTGGTCTTAgagcaaaattgttttaatacaaaaaaagaactgTAAACAAAATTGGTAAATGTAGGAATGTAGGTACTCgtatatgaaaagaaatttaaaaaattcttttttcataGGACAAAAATaacgtattaaaaaaataatacaatttgattttttctatttagatgcatatttaagaaaaaatcaaaaccgtTAGAAccgtttaaaaaattgattgatttaattttttataaataatttttgaacaattttgtttGGATAAATTTGGtatgatattttgaagaaaaacggTTCAGGTGATTAGGTTTTGTATACAGCAGGGGCGTAGCTACCGCTGGCGCTGTATCAGCTGAATCCATGTAACAAGGCCCCCGGGATATAGGGGCCCCCAAAGATACGGAGCACAAGACGCGTGCAAAAACGTTCACTAAAatctattaatttaaaatattttattattaaaattgttatgataattattttttttacatgcgTCTATGTAACTTCGCGTCCATAGCCTTTTTTTTTCCCCTACTACAACTTCAACATGTAAtcactttttttaattcgaaGGCCCGCAAATCAGGACGAAAGTGAGTCTCGCATGTTCATCTGTCTGTCTCTATAACGatctaaagttgaaaaaaattattagcagcataagggttgTGGGAAAAGTTTGGATAAATGGCATATgaaagggaaaaataaattggggGATTATAAAATAACCTcagaaatattaagaaaaatgaaaaaatgagatttattggtttttgattcttatctcttacaaaaattgtttgattttaacaaaatgtggctaaaaattactttatgttttttacctatttgaaatgttattttatcaaaatattatttttcaatcaaaaaagttaccgacaattttttttgatttttgaaatgtatGAAATTctgttatttagattaaaatatttgttaaagCTATGTAGAAAAATTACACTTTTGtttcagaaaatattgagaacaatggaaaaaacaaaactacgatttttaagatcgattttttcaTAATTGACAGTAATATTCACGCGAAATTTTTTCCcacagaaacaaaattatacttttctagtggCCTTTGACAATGAGTTTGAATCTAGCACTAGTTTGCTAAGTTTTTCAGACATCGAATTTTCAAAGCATATGCGGGTTtctgctaataatttttgtttcagaAATTATTTTCACTGGTCTACAAGCCACTAATTCAATTTCAAGGaagtttttattacaaaaacttTACTATATTGCTTAGAtataaattgcaaataaaattcagaaaacattttttttttttgaaaatggaatattttttttttagatgttgataaaCACTTGCTTAGTTATATAAAGTTAGGAGGGCCCCCCAAAATAATTTGGATACAGGCCCCCCCACAGGGCTAGCTACGCCACtggtatacagacagacagaattgcgagacccaattttttgacatttaggtACCTCAAGTCAATCTTGTCCCATAGAATCTATAAACTAGTCTTTATCAACATTAACAAATACTAAAATATTTGGGTATTGGCtgacatttttttagattttgacaTTATTGgcaaaattgtcttttttaataattcttgatgagaaaaataaaaaaaagttactttaaGTTCTTAAATATTTCAATCTTTTTTCGTAATAAAGGCATCAATCCATGATGTGGTTATCTAATTTCCATGACAAATTTTAAACGTTAGGTAACTATgtagattttttcttcaaattaatcTTCACAACGGAACGGAATaccaaaaaactttattaaatttgttcgtttttttgTCATCCAAGACCTATAACTtctctttaaaaacaaatatttatttatatacgtTTTTCTTTAGACTTTATGGGACTGATTACGAAGACCCCGGGTGGCAACTGCcatactttgatttttttgaaaaagattttttttgaaaagaaacaaTAAATAGCTGAAAAGGACTTACTTTTGATTAAACTCTTCCCATTCGTGTGTTTTCTTGCTGAGCTTTTCACTGACTTCTTTACTAAATGCTTTTGTGTTTGAATGTTCATTTTCAAGACaatcatatttcttttttaactataaaatttaGAAATGATACAGtttagttactttaagcatttTATTATGATTTATTTCATTAACAAACCTCTTCGAACtccttttgttttttgctttgattcttggttttttcttcgatttcttttttaaaaatactacaTTTTTGCTCATaaattttcttacttttattcaATTCAGTTTGGCTTTCTTCAAGATTTTTCTTAAGTGTCTATATTTAacatatcaaacaaaaattgatttataaaacATTCAAATCCCAAGTTACTTGACGCTTACATTAACTTCTTCTAAGAGAGTTTTAACCTCAGTTTCATGTTCTTTATTTGAAGATGGTTCTTTGGGCTTATCACTTGcttgtagtttttcaatttgttttataaaatcatccaaaaattgttgcttttaaaaaggaagaaaattaaaattactcaaattaataaaaaaaaaaaaaaatgcgttcaGATTACTCtttcaattttaagtttatttttcactTCCTCAAGTAGCTTCAAATCTCCATGTTCTTTAACAAAAGTATCACCAatctttaaagaaatatttatttattattatcaaccttttttggaataaaataattatttacttCTCTTGGTGAGCTTGTTAAACTGTCAAGGGTATCTatcatttcaaatttctgttgaGCAAAGTTCTTCCAAGAAGATTTGAGCTCTTCTAATGACTTTTTATCtgtgattaaataaaataggtaaAGAATCAAAACTTCAACCAATTATGAAGCGGAATCAGAGGAAGTGGAAATTGGTTTAGAACAAGGTTTCAAGTTAAGACCTCTTTTGTTTGCTCTTTTCATTAATGTAATTGAGTACTTTCTACAGATTGAATAAAGAGTCAATTAAAATCTTCTAAAAAGAGTCTATAAAATTAGTTGATGATATAATAGTATTTTTATAATAGGATCTGAAGCCAAAAAACCTGCCAGTCTTTTAAACTTGATATTAAGAAGCAGGTTTCTATAAACCTCAGTTCTCATATATTTATTGTTTATACATGCCTCGAAACCAAAAACAAGAAGCTCTAAAGACTGTTATTTCGTCTtggtttcaatttcaaaaagtcTGTTTCATATTTATTATATAAACGAAGCTTACCACACGTCACAATGACCTTTGAAGTTTGATTTCTTGTGATTAAATGTCcttcattatttttgaatacacAAATAAGTTTTACGTCCCTGTCTTCTTTGGGCAGTTCATCTTTAACCAAATTATATTTACTCATGAAATGCTCCTaagaatttaaagttttataaatttttgatcGGATAATAGTTAAAATTAAAGCACCTGAGAATTCTGAAGTTTTTCTTTAGCAGCTTCATATGATTgaagttttcttttaaatgaagCCATTTCAGCTTTTTTactaatttcagatattttgtcTGAACTTTGAAATCTTGGTGTTTGCTCTTTgctttgaactaaaaaaaaaaattctgaggAGGTGAACAACACATTATAAATCTTTGATTTCTAATACCACTTCGATGGGAATTGAAACAACTTCTAGTTGAGGGTAAAGAACTTGGCTTGGGCAGTTTTAAGTTCATCAAAGATACTGAAGAAGATGTAACTTCCTGTTTCTTAGTTTTAGTTCTTATAACATTTTTGGAATCAGTAGTTGAAGTTTTAGACACCTTacgtagagaaaaaaaaataattaactttcctaacataaaacaaaacatacTTCTCTTTTTGTTGGAATTTTTGAATTAGAAGAATCAcccttaaatacaaaaataaatatattaaaaaagagattttaaaaagttgaaatgcaaacaaaaaatgaaaatttcttaCAATTCCACTATTTTTCAAAGATGTTTTAGGCGTtgatggaatttttgtttgcaattttgaatctgacaaaaaaatagtaatatGTGAGGTCAagaacgacaaaaaaaaataaaatcaccaaCCACTTTTTTCTGAATCGGGTTTTAAGGAGTCCATTCCGAACAAATAGCGCaatatatcaattttaaaagcttgaaagattttaaaaaatataacaaactaATATCGAAAATATCCCGTACCTAATGGATTGATTATtcgaaattattttatataaattttatttgaaattgaaatgacttatttttcgaaagaaatatgaattagattttctttttaattttttgtataagtagaaaattataaactcCCAACAAAATGCAGAATTTTTTGGTGTATGTTCTTATGTCTTAAAACAGGTTATGTTAGAATAACGATGTATAATATTCAAATGCAGTTACTCAcaagaataaattgaaatttattcaaTCAGGTTAAAATGTAAGAACACAATTATAATGATGTTTTTCTCAGTGTACCACTCGGGATGAACCCttgtaaaaacaaattgtattgtTAACACCTTAAATTTAATTGTCTAAATAGAATgactatattattatttttattgtttaaaaaaaagaagaaccaaTCAGATTATGTTAACTTGTTTGCATTTtatcaacaaaacttttttaattgaaattacaTAATTATAAAGAAAATGGAACAATAAATTGTTGTTTGATTGAGAACTGCTCTTAATCAAAATAATGCTTATAGTTCaatcgaattaaaataaaatgtttttactttaagtggatttatatattttggccaagctttgaataaattccatttcATTACAGAGATAATACCTTACTGGTTAAAATGTCAGTGCTTAAAAGAAAGTCTCTAGAACAAGAACTTGAAGAGTCACGAGTTAAAGCGAGAAAAAGAAGATAATTTGTAATGATTCCAAGATCAAAGAAGTATGCTGCACTGCAAATGTAAAAACTGGAATTATGTAAGTGATCAAACTACATAAACCTAACCTTATAAAAATCTTCGTATAAAAAGAAACACATTATTTAGTTATCCATACTCATTCTTTAAACCTAATAATAACCTTAGTCACatacttataaataatttaaatttcaaaatacaaaatcaaaaacttacaaGTGAATACAATTTTTCCATGTCTTTAATTGAATAGGCGACATTTCTGTGTCGATTCGATCACACGCAACAAATCAATGTTGATCACTACCTAGATTAGCAATTAAATTGCCATACAAACGCACACCCCCAATATGCAACATAACCTCTTTTTTATATGAGCTTTACTTTGCAAAATGAGTCCACTTTATTCCGCAAAGAAAATCAGAGTAAATCAATTAGGGACTTATTTATGCAAGCACGTTGGCACAAGGAAGGGGTTTTCGTCAAGGTATGATGaattaataacgaagaaaaaataacaaaaataataaaaaattattaaaatttttaattgaattatgaTGAATTAATATCGgggaaaattcaattttggttGAATCTTTAGAAATTCAAATTGCGTTCTTTTTAGAGCAAAACTCTTTCTAAAGCGGTTTTAGGACCTCAAATGTTTTCACTGTTGTTGTTTTGGTCGAACCAAgacaaaaaccttttaaaacTATTAATTGTCtacatataattaatttttccatattatttaagttttgtaaccttacaaaaacttaaataatatggaaaaattacctaataatttcttaagaaaaaaaattttatctcggttatttatggaatattctcaacaatgttttacattttgaaaagagaattgaacacacaaacttttaaggtaactttccgaaacatcgtagtgcattttttttacactacggttcattgaattagagtcatgtaaaaaattttgggcaaaaagtaatatttgctttaaaactgatgcagctgagttaattttttttaatgcattaagaagcagggttattcaaggttccgtaacaaaagaaaaaaatgagaaaaattaaggtttgtagtcacggcacatgaaaaaccgtcacaggatgaccattttttcaattttttttttcgaatgcccatagctcccaaaatatatggctgcgattttgtttactatttttctgataattGTCACCACCTagcctatctaccgttttcgtttcgacgttgacttttgggacaccctgtataaatctCCTTTTTCtattcataaaattatttccaaaaacaCTACAAAGAACCAATAACattaactttttatataaacaaaaacttactaCGGTCCTTGATTGAGCATAAATTATGTATCAATACTGTGACTATGAGGAAGTTTCCGATTGTTACCAATtggattttaaatttcatttgaagAAAGTCACTCAAAAACCACCCACTACTCACTAACTCACTCAATTGAAGATCGCTTAAGAACCTTCGTATCTAGTTCTCGATAGACAAGCATCAACTgtgatttttttgcttgtgtTTGTATTTTGTGATAACAATCTGAATCTACTCGCATCGCATAGATGTACCTCATGCCTATTTTATTTTGAGAGTTAAGCTTTGGAGCACATTCTTGAGATATTCTATCTCTTAACATAGTCAAGAAATTAAGATTAAATGTCAGTGTCGGTAGATATTCGAGATCAGTTGTTGGAGAATACGCCAAGCTATCGGGTAAtcggagtttaaaaaaaatatttcgtcttGAAAAGGATTATAATTGAAGTTGAGTAAAGTAAATTCAAAGGATATATCTGAGGTGCGAAggaattttgtaataaaactaTTGGGTTCtaaggatattttatttgatttgactttgttttgaatttaagGATACGCGTTATGGCAACAATGGAAGGCGGTAAATTGTTGCATGGTTAAATCGCAGTATCAGTGAAGCATGATTTATGTTGATTTTTCTTTAGTGAAATTGTGAAATACTTTTCAATGCTTGAATTATTGTTGTGTAGCTATAGCTATTTTGAGACTTCAAGATATCATTAATTGAGCTCTATTATGTTCTATTTGTGTGTAGAATTGATTTAATAGTTCCatgatttcaagaaaaaaaaaaaaagatgaaaagaaaattttcaatattaatatcaaaaataatgccATATTTGTTCAAAGTTGTTAtaagtccaaaatttaaaaacaattaaaagttCAAAATCAACAATCAGCGATAAAAACATAAATccttaattttaacaaaaaaatccctgaaaaaaaaaacttgaaaccaatttaaataaaatacttttttaaatacttaCCTTTAAGACATTCAATTATAACCCTTGTTTGTCagcaccattttttttttttctataaacgtGGGTCAAAATCGCCCAGAATAACATTTGATCGTTCGTCATTTTGATATTAATTGGCGAAAAAGTGCGCAGCTGATTTTCAAGAAGCTATTAATTAGTGAAAAAtgtgttgaaaatttaaaaatatagtttGAAAGAAATAGCTCGCAGGAATTTTTTGAGCTAAATAGTTAATAAGATTGATATACTTGATTTTCGAACTTAGAATGGAAAATGACACTTCTGTCTTCAAACTTCAATGGCCCTAAGTAATAGGCCGCATTTAGAGAAcactcgattttaacaaaaaaacaaaaaaaaatacatctcacttccaaattaaaaaagtgctataattttaaaatcgaatTAGTTACAGGTGATCTGCTTCCAAGCCAATTCCAAACTTAGTGGTTAgatttatgttttattaatttcactgtgttcgaaaatggaactttttttccgacagagggctctcatgtctactaaagataattcgagtatgctgaacacgatggcgtactcagtttttctggattaggtcaaataagaaagatttttgcgtttgaaattttgtttgcacatgccaaaaatgagggtataaaacaccatatattttccaattttaaattttttatcgatgtaaaatgacgaaaaatctattttttgaaaagtattattcgtaaaagaatttatcgaaaaaaaatgtgtcgAATGACATTtgaaatcattatttaaaaaaaaaaaaacgtcgatttttcttcaatttttcttgtatttttcgttttacttaaattaaaatgcagcactcggtggcaacgatttgatCTTGTGTTTCGGGATAGAATAtggctttgtttacaaatacgaataggcagaacctacctacctacctacaatattggttaagcttaagagtgaaaaaaaactcaaatttttagtttataaaataaaaaaattacaaaatgtttaaatgcaatacatatgtaggggaagtggggggcaaaatcgttttcttactatgttgtatgacaaaaaaaaaataaaactggcaAAACTTGCAAATGAAAAAGGGGCTTTTGGTACGATCGGCCATGTCTGAAAGTATgagcaagtttttttgaaactccGAAAAAGTTACGGAAAGGAaacttttgtgatttttcaacaaatcattacagtttatgttaaaagtaagttgcacttttaacagtgagatagttaaagttttaaacttattcttttttataatgaaagttggatattcaagagtatttttttgtgaaagagtgAATCCCAAAGGTTtgaaccttaagaaaaaaaatagtttttgaacttaaaaaaaaattaaataaatatattgataccatgcctgattttgtaattaaatatctacatctacatatgtataatattccagagtactaacacataaaagatgtgtacaaaaaaatttttgaattttcgtataaatttgtacctttatagttaaaaaatttaagaaaaagtgaaaaaaaaagtcgacgttttttgccataaaataatgatttaaaatgtcattcgacacattttttttcaaataacttcttttacgtataatccttccaaaaaatagattttccattattttacatcgatacaaaatcaaaaatttggaaaatatatggtgttttataccctcatttttggcatgtgcaaacaaaatttcaaacgcaaaaatctttcttatatgacctaatccagaaaaactgagtacgccatcgtgttcagcatactcgaattagtagacatgagagccctctgtcggttttttgaactatcacagtgtttttatttgtttttttaaaatcgagttttgctaaatttcagttttaaaaaggagaacaaaatttctatttaaaataaactaactTACGCTTTTAAACAAATGACTAACTGTGAAatgatttttagaaaacttACAATAACATTTTCAATCTTGATCTTGCAACAATTTCATAGcaaattttttctgttttcttagAAGCctaattttttccaatttcgCCTCCTACTCTTTACAATGGTGAACTACCAAAATAGTAAGTCAGTAACATCCAAACCGAAAAATCTCCTATCCTACGACATATTATATTCTTCTTTGTACtacttattaaaatttacatatttttggtactaatcatttttgatagtttcaaattattttaaataaaaagttttgttagAAAAATTACATGCATTGCTAATTCTGACTTTGTCAAAATTGTCTTACACTAACAAGTGAAATGATTAGAAGGTGAATGGTTTGGCTCCTTCCATATGTGCAAAAACTTATAACTTtgaactttcaaaaactcttcataaATATGCTTCTTCCTTTGATAAATAGACTGCtcttttttaaaccaatttttgcCTAATGTCTtaacactttttaaacattcaaaTTACAACATTATCATTTCGCTAAAATTTTCTCTGTATATGTACCAGGAGGCTGTTTCTAAAGAAGCTACATCAACTACGTCAGCAACATTTACTAAATCCACGACCCCAAAGATCAATAGTAAAGCTACATTTAATATTGGGAAATATTGTTTGTTTGTGGTcggaataattcaaaaatagtaaaattttatCTGTGAgctaatattgaaatttaaagtcGTTGATGTAGGTAGCTGATGTAATTGATGTAGATCGACGAGAAATAGGCCCCAGGAACATTGTACCTATGTACCTACATTAACCCCAagcataaataataaatttaaataaaaaccataCCTTACGAGCAAGATATTTCTTTGCACTTATTGTGTCTTCTAATGGACagaaaacaactacaaaaaagtGTTTCCTTTgtaatttatgatttttatttgttaatgtTGAAATCCTGGAGTAACCACATTCATTGATTTAATTGAAGATCAATGCAATTGGATTCCACAGGCAGTGACAAAAAGTATACATACTGTTCGTGTTTGGGTCCTAATTCCAAGAATTTTACAAGCCTTAATTCACTCATACAATTGCTTAAGTCAAAATTCATAGAAAACAAAACTCCTTTCATTAAGGTTCATTCCTGTACTTCTCAATTCTTAACGCTATCTGAAGCAacgttgttttttaaatttattatttttttgggttACGCGGTcgatttttccttaaaaattaaaattaagaaaaaaaatcactttaacCTACATAATGTAGGTAAGTAggttatttattagaaattattTCCTTTTCAACTACTAAAACTGGTTATCCTTCTTGGTGCTGTCCCTTTGATGCTTATGTAATCGCCTTGGGTATCTTTATCAAAAAGAAGCCGTCATTTCTCTGCCAAGATtctaggtaggaaagtatgtgACACTATTCCGCCATACATACCTTACGAATGAACAAACATGACAGTATATTTTTTGGACAACAATCTTCGAGCTGTGTAAAAATTTGAATGTTTTGTCTCTAAGCAATATTTCTCTATTGGTCCAAAATCACGCACATAAAGGTATAGTCAGTCGGTGAGAGgtgaccgtcgagttacttatagctacggtgaccatccgtcccggtttacccgggcctgtcccgtatttctacagcttgtcccgggttttaatttaagaaacccgggacgtataagtgtcccgtattttgtaatttgtcccgtgattgtcccgtatttgcacactCTCTGATtcttgtattcaatattttaaatactttgtacggaaaacaagaaaacaatggttgggaattgaattttttctaattttccgGATAAAGTAATAAGCCTAacatttttctaagtctccaaagtcaaaaaaactgTTGCTGCAATTaaaattgcctggacaaataaatgggatTGACAAACGTTTGAAAACtccacaggtaagaatttcgttaccttggctgcgtattgtgcaacgaaaagtaaaattttcatttacgaTTTcattgtgctggttttgtatgaaaattttcgtttcgccttTAGACtaggcttaattttttttaaatgttcttcaattatttagttccagctgcTGTTTGTAAGTATTCTACACcagttaaaatgtttttgaataaagaacaacatatggaagagtaaagaacccagataagttttaaaacttttaaggacatgttaaaagttgtgttaaaaatcatacaatttcaaaatcatttgaaataaaattaaaatgttaaaaaacagctctcccgattttgattaaaaaaatattttttagaagttatttaCAGACATTAtgataaaaccattttcttgatttgtgATTTcataaacgacttaaatgatttcaacaaaaacgctcccataaaaaAGTTTAGGAGatcttgatatcaaaaattatgaaaactcattttaaaaaatttaatttttttttttttaatcaatattttcaatgaattttttatctgtcccgggtttcgcttccagaaatatggccACCGTACTTATAGCTTATATAAGGTTAATGGTTAAAATTGGCgtcaaatgaaagatatttTGATACTAGTCGTGTTTTGGTTTTAAATCAGTTCTTAGTTATGTAAACATTTTATACTGTAAACGACAAAAAATGattaattgtatttattattttattaattcaacTGTCTGTGTAAGCTGCAGCAAACGAATACTTCTGTGCATCCTTATAAGAAATCTTTTCTTTTTGCttcccgtgcaaaattttactgagcttagttgccaataaaacacagctaataaaaagaaaaaaaaattaggttgcGAGTTTTAATATGGGAATTTATATATGGCAACtctatttcaaagaaaattatatcacatgcatacatttttcatatcTTTGTggttcaatacaaaaaaaaaaattaaaatgccaaacaaaaaagcaaaacagtgaaaatataaaaaaataatttaaggaatGAGTAGGACTACAAATAGATATGGTAACcctattcaaatgaaataaaaaaaagtaaaaaaagaactttatgCGCTTAAAGGCTTTAATATACTTAACTGTAGACGAATCTCTATAAAAACAATGTCTAATGTAAGAGCAAAAGTGCTTGGCAAATCCTTCTCAATTAACACTAAAAACAGACGAGAAGAACAATAtctgatagagttaaaggctaaaacataaattacatacatataatgTGAAACCctcttttatcttaaaaatctCGGGTGCCATCCCCAAAATACAAGACACGAAAATGACTGATACAATATAGAGTCTAATGCACCATCAATTTGGAGCACATTATTAAATTTGATGTTAACAATCATTGTGTAACTTCCTATAGGTAAGGgttcatttaaaaattgaaaacatattgATGCAACTTTTCTAAAAGTCCATCAAccatcaatatttcaaaaaaaaaaaaaaaaatgccaactCTTATCAAATTCAcactttatttttgatattgatATGCGATTCATTTCACTTCCATTCCATGTA encodes:
- the LOC129918577 gene encoding CAP-Gly domain-containing linker protein 1 isoform X4, encoding MDSLKPDSEKSDSKLQTKIPSTPKTSLKNSGIGDSSNSKIPTKREVSKTSTTDSKNVIRTKTKKQEVTSSSVSLMNLKLPKPSSLPSTRSCFNSHRSVQSKEQTPRFQSSDKISEISKKAEMASFKRKLQSYEAAKEKLQNSQEHFMSKYNLVKDELPKEDRDVKLICVFKNNEGHLITRNQTSKVIVTCDKKSLEELKSSWKNFAQQKFEMIDTLDSLTSSPREIGDTFVKEHGDLKLLEEVKNKLKIERQQFLDDFIKQIEKLQASDKPKEPSSNKEHETEVKTLLEEVNTLKKNLEESQTELNKSKKIYEQKCSIFKKEIEEKTKNQSKKQKEFEELKKKYDCLENEHSNTKAFSKEVSEKLSKKTHEWEEFNQKLKISAHKNVNLETKNKELELVIDKLQTDLKVAMNSGKDSIRDQTLKLTNEINVLKNQVMAVQKEKEIFENESKSLKNEIIKLQKIESKCLELQDQVTQANKDKLNLNQTIRDLEAKLQISQNQVFVSKDVQEELKRLQTAEDSNNEKIKTLEQDLIKAQFQVKKLEEKIVLDGKLLKVRTELIDSLQKKEHSQKVRLTDLFAEVGEKNNDLQLIKTEILTKTEEFQNLFSTLSAKQIELTRQEHMIKLLQENNERAQKLRVRQEAKIAKLEEEIFALKNTISVYQDAVIPNNTLRRNLAIVEASRDAEFTDSLGFYVEERRKKRHIDISVKKYEK